A single window of Treponema denticola ATCC 35405 DNA harbors:
- the dxr gene encoding 1-deoxy-D-xylulose-5-phosphate reductoisomerase yields MGRKRVVVLGAGGSIGKNSLEIIRRFPDRFELAGFSVHSNSGFAKTLLAEFTDAQFVSTKKKNSNLKHEIDEEAVRRLIEKSKADIVINGIAGSAGLKASVEVIKSGLDLALANKETIVEAGELIFQDAEKSGSTIIPVDSEHAAIFQLINAHKKGNIEKIIITASGGPFLNTPREKLSTIKLEDALKHPTWKMGGKISIDSASLANKALEVIEAVKLFSFPPEKIEVTVHPQSIIHSMVQCKNGEIFAQASPPDMKNPILNALSFPKMPESFLKPLDFSQIIKLEFMPPRTDDFPMLALGFEAAGKGGAYPIAFNVANEEAVDAFIKGKIGFTDLADITQEVLNSDWTMKPSSYEEVYDYENRARAIALARILDRVNGLQ; encoded by the coding sequence ATGGGAAGAAAAAGGGTTGTCGTTCTCGGTGCCGGAGGCTCAATCGGAAAAAACAGTCTGGAAATAATAAGAAGGTTTCCCGATAGGTTTGAACTTGCAGGTTTTTCGGTTCATTCGAATTCGGGCTTTGCAAAAACTCTTCTAGCCGAATTTACTGATGCACAATTTGTTTCTACAAAAAAAAAGAATTCTAATTTAAAACACGAGATAGATGAGGAAGCTGTTAGACGACTGATTGAAAAATCAAAGGCCGACATTGTTATAAACGGTATAGCGGGTTCGGCAGGCTTAAAGGCCTCGGTAGAAGTTATAAAAAGCGGCTTGGATTTGGCTCTTGCAAATAAAGAAACTATAGTGGAAGCAGGGGAGCTGATTTTTCAAGATGCCGAAAAGTCGGGCAGTACAATAATTCCCGTCGATTCGGAACACGCTGCAATTTTTCAGCTTATAAATGCCCACAAAAAAGGAAATATCGAAAAGATTATAATTACCGCCTCAGGAGGCCCCTTTTTAAATACGCCGAGAGAAAAGCTTAGCACAATTAAGCTTGAAGATGCCTTAAAGCATCCGACATGGAAGATGGGCGGAAAGATTTCGATAGATTCGGCTTCTCTTGCAAATAAGGCCTTGGAAGTGATTGAGGCCGTAAAGCTCTTTTCTTTTCCGCCCGAAAAAATCGAAGTTACGGTCCATCCTCAAAGTATAATCCATTCGATGGTACAGTGTAAAAACGGAGAGATATTTGCTCAAGCCTCTCCTCCCGATATGAAAAATCCTATTTTAAATGCTTTAAGTTTTCCGAAGATGCCTGAAAGCTTTTTAAAGCCCTTGGATTTTTCTCAAATTATAAAGTTGGAATTTATGCCTCCCAGAACAGATGATTTTCCCATGCTGGCTTTGGGCTTTGAGGCGGCTGGAAAAGGTGGCGCCTATCCCATAGCCTTTAATGTTGCAAATGAAGAAGCCGTTGATGCCTTTATCAAAGGAAAAATAGGCTTTACGGATTTAGCCGATATTACGCAAGAAGTTTTAAATTCGGATTGGACTATGAAACCTTCTTCTTATGAAGAAGTTTATGACTATGAAAACAGAGCAAGAGCGATCGCTTTGGCAAGGATACTTGACAGAGTAAACGGCTTGCAATAA